The following is a genomic window from Paenibacillus sp. FSL R5-0766.
TCAACAACCAGAGGAACGAAAGGCATTGGAGGCTATCACACATCCGGCGATCCGAAGAGTGATGCGTGAACGGGCTGCTGCATACGAATTGCAACATCCGGATAAACTTGTGGTGTCTGATATTCCTTTGCTCTATGAATCAGGTCTGGAAGATGGTTTCGAGGAAGTCATGGTTGTATATGTTCCAAGGTCGGTCCAACGAGATCGCTTGATGAGTCGGGATGGAATGACTGCAGAACAGGCTGAGGCCCGGATGGATGTACAGATGGATATTGAGCGCAAAAAGAAGCTGGCAGACATTGTCATTGATAACAGCGGTTTATGGCCTGCGACGGAGCAGCAAATTGACTCATTTCTACAGCGTAAGGGTTTGTTATGAGAATATTGCGTAAGAAACGTGTACTGCTGTTGATGTTTGTGTCCTTTGTACTGGTGTTATTTCTGAATACTAACTGGATGGCATGGTTCTATCCCATACATTATAAGGAAGAGATCCGTGCCCAATCTCAGAGTTATGAGGTTGATCCGTTTCTGATTGCTTCCATTATCAAGGTGGAGACCAATTTTAAGACAAGCAAGGAATCCAAACGGGGCGCCATCGGGCTCATGCAACTGATGCCAGACACGGCAAACTGGATACTGGAACAAGCCAAAATTCCCGACACTTCACTGGAGGAATTAAAGCACGAGCCTGAACGAAATATTCAGTTAGGCACATGGTATCTGCGGAATCTATCCGATCAATTCGATGGCAATGAAGCAGTTATGATCGCTGCCTATAATGCGGGACCAGGCAAAGTGAACAGTTGGCTTAGAGATGGTGTGTGGGATGGCTCATTTGATACGGTGAAAGATATTCCGTTTGGTGAGACGCGTCACTATGTACAAAGAGTCATTTACTATTATAATCAGTATGTAAAGATCTATAATACGTTCTAAGTATATAAGTAGAAGCACAGAGCAGGCCGGTTATTCACCGGCCGCTCCATGCTCCTCTGTGTAGCGTATTACGATGCAGATATTATTGGTATTGACCTGCCAATTGCTGTTCTGCAATTGTTACCAGACGCTTCGTGATGTATCCACCGATCGAACCGTTCTCGTAAGAAGTCATGTTACCTTGGTATCCGTCTTGTGGGATGCTGATTCCGAGTTCTTGAGCAACTTCATATTTCATTTGCTCGAGTGCTGCGGAAGCTTTAGTTACCACCAGGTTGTTGGAGTTACCATTGCTTTGTGCCATTGCTGTTCACCTCCTCGTGGGTTGGTAAAAGTATTATGTGTCGGCAATGCATTTTTCATTACAAAATCAAGACAGGGAATATGTGGTAAAAAGTAAAACGTGGGAAGTGATCTGATTTGAAGTGTCCTTATTGCGGTTATATGGGTACCAAAGTGCTTGATTCGCGTCCGGCCAACGAGGCAAAATCCATTCGTCGTCGCCGTGAGTGTGAGCAGTGTGCCCGCAGATTTACAACGTTTGAGATGATTGAAGAGACTCCACTGATTGTTATTAAGAAAGATGGCAGTCGGGAAGAGTTCAGCCGGGACAAGATTCTCCGCGGGCTTATTCGTGCCTGTGAGAAACGTCCAGTCTCCGTAGAGACCCTGGAGATGATGGTATCTGAAGTAGAGAAATCTCTGCGTAATACAGCCGATGCTGAAGTCGAGAGTCGCCAGATTGGTGAGTTATTGATGGAGCAGCTGTTTCCCGTAGATGAAGTGGCTTATGTACGCTTTGCGTCGGTATATCGCCAGTTCAAAGATATCAATATGTTCATGAAAGAACTGAAATCCCTGTTGTCCAAAGACAATCTGGAGGATTAGTGAAGTGGGGAAAGGGAGAAGAGCAGTCTGGAGTTCCAGTCCGTGTGTACCAGAGAAATCGGTTGTTCTTCTCCAATCACTTTGGATCTTGAAAAAGTGATTGACAGCGAAAGCTGGATTTTATATGATATAGGAGTCGCCTGTGGAACGTAGCAGTGCTGGACAAGTTATCTATTTCATATCCTGGGGCCTTAGCTCAGCTGGGAGAACCCGCTTACTAGAAACACTACCAAAGTACATAACAAAGCAATTTAGAAACTACGCTTAAAGCGTAGCTTTTTTTATTTCCAGTCCTTCTCATGGGATAATATCCCTATAAATATCAAGGACATGAATATAATACGCGCAATTAAATTGGATGAAATCAAATATCTATTCATCCTTGGAGTTGCAGCGATAGCAATTTTACTTTACAAATACACTCCAAATTTTACCGACCTTTCATCGGTAATTTTTAATAGTCTTAGCAATCTGGTTGAATTAACTTGGAGATACTTGATGACCCAACTTGGCTATATGCAACCTGACTTCTCAAATACGGCCCCTTAGGGGCTTTTTTATTTGTTCTTATGATGTAAAAACTTGGGGTATAGTACCGAAGTATGTTAGAATAAAAAGGAAATAAAAATGTGAGGAGTTGGTTCAATTAGTGAGATTTAAAGCAAACAATCATCGTAAGAAGCAGCGAGTAAAAGAAGGATACACCAATGATAAAACCATAGCTCTTTCAAAGAAATATTATGAGTTAAGGAAGAAATTATTGATGTGTGAGTGTAACAGATGTCAAAGAACTATACGTTTAAGTTCAACTGAAGTTGGTACGTTTTGTGGGGAATGCATGAAGCAAGGCATCTACTCAAAATATATACTGGCTGATTTTAAAATAGATCGTTCCAAACAAAGAGTTAGTATATAATGAAACACTCCTAACAGCCCTCACACGGCTGTTTTTTGCTTTACCTGATAACTAGTAACCCCCAACGTTATGATGGCTCATAACCAATCCTGATTGTTCATGTTTTGAATATGCACATTTTTGTGCACATTGGATTATCGCCTATTATTTCATCCAATTCAAGCATAACACGAACAATACTCCTCCACGAAATCGGGGTAAATCCCTTACCACATTCTTTTCTAAATCGAAAAGCGAATCCTTGCAACTAGCCGTTTATGGCGAGTCCTATATTATTGACGACCAAGGATAAGAGAACTTTGGGTTCCAACTCTTGTGTGAAATTAAATATCACAAACAGTAGTTATTGTACAATTCAAAGTCGGACTTGGATATTCGACAA
Proteins encoded in this region:
- the coaE gene encoding dephospho-CoA kinase (Dephospho-CoA kinase (CoaE) performs the final step in coenzyme A biosynthesis.) codes for the protein MNIGLTGGIATGKSSVSAYLASKGALLIDADVIAREVMMPGHPVLAAAVKRFGQAILNEDGTLDRKKLGSIVFQQPEERKALEAITHPAIRRVMRERAAAYELQHPDKLVVSDIPLLYESGLEDGFEEVMVVYVPRSVQRDRLMSRDGMTAEQAEARMDVQMDIERKKKLADIVIDNSGLWPATEQQIDSFLQRKGLL
- a CDS encoding lytic transglycosylase domain-containing protein, encoding MRILRKKRVLLLMFVSFVLVLFLNTNWMAWFYPIHYKEEIRAQSQSYEVDPFLIASIIKVETNFKTSKESKRGAIGLMQLMPDTANWILEQAKIPDTSLEELKHEPERNIQLGTWYLRNLSDQFDGNEAVMIAAYNAGPGKVNSWLRDGVWDGSFDTVKDIPFGETRHYVQRVIYYYNQYVKIYNTF
- a CDS encoding alpha/beta-type small acid-soluble spore protein, giving the protein MAQSNGNSNNLVVTKASAALEQMKYEVAQELGISIPQDGYQGNMTSYENGSIGGYITKRLVTIAEQQLAGQYQ
- the nrdR gene encoding transcriptional regulator NrdR gives rise to the protein MKCPYCGYMGTKVLDSRPANEAKSIRRRRECEQCARRFTTFEMIEETPLIVIKKDGSREEFSRDKILRGLIRACEKRPVSVETLEMMVSEVEKSLRNTADAEVESRQIGELLMEQLFPVDEVAYVRFASVYRQFKDINMFMKELKSLLSKDNLED